DNA from Flavobacterium aestivum:
TAATGCATTTTTGGGAATTTACAAAAACGGGGTTTTGAATAGTAATTACCACCTAAATGGTTATTTTGAAAAAGATAGAATTAGATTCAGTCAAGTAATGGCACCTAAAAATGAGGAAACTAAAAAATCTTACCAAGAAATCTTTGATTCAAAAATAAATAAAAACCTAATGAATTATGTAGGTAATAATGTTTTGGGGTATTATTCTATTGCAATGGATACTCAAGCCATTATGAACTACGAATATCAGATTCTAAAAAACACTTTAAATTCCGTTTATCAATCTTATTCTAAAGAAGCTATTGGTAATGAAGCTGATGTTTTAATTGACGGTATTGCTCTACTTTTGGACGAAAAAGCTATTGCGGATCTAATTCCTGGAAATGCCCTTTTTGTGCTTCATGATCTAAAAAAAGTAAAACGTGAGTACGTTTCTATAGACTACAATGAAAACTATGAGCAATTGGAAGTTAAAGGCACTAAAGATGAAATACAACCTGACTTTACATTCCTTTTGAATACCAAAAATGAGTCATTTGTTAACAAACTACTCCAACTTCCTTTAAACAAAAGTAAGTTTACAGCTACCGATTATAAATTCTCCAATGGGTATTACACCATTCATTTTGAAAAAGACAATCTCCTTGAAAACCTATATATTGGGCTAAAAAATGGTGTTGTTATGATAACAACTTCTAATGAAAATATAGAAAACCTGATTCAGCAAAAGGTTATGCCTTTACAAGCTAATTTCAAGAAATCTATTTCAAAAAACAATTCAGCAGCTTGGGTAGATATTCAAAAAATAATCGCAGCAACTAAAACAGAATTAGACAAAGACTCTAAAGGCAACTATTATGATATTGCTTTGAAAAACGCAGGCGAAGTTACAATGGAATGCAAATTCAAAAATGGTAATATTGTTTCAGAATCTGCGTACACTATCAAAGGAGAGCATGCCAATAGCTTGCAATATTTCTTTGATGTTCTTAATGAACTATATGCTGAAAGCAAAAAAGAAACAACCATTACAGAGTAATTCATGAAGGGCAAAAAAGGTTATTTGTTTAAAATTATTCTGCTTCTTATTGCCCTAGGAAGCATCACAATGCTCTATTGGTTTGGATATCATAAAAATTATGATGAAAAATCCATTCCAAAAAATGCCGATGGAATAGTGATGGTGGATGTGAAAAACATTCGAAATTATTTTATTTTTTCCTATCTCAAAACTCCATCACAATGGCAATCATGCATTTCAAATTTTGGAACGAAAAAGAAATTAAGCCTTTCCAATTTTGGGATTGAGGTACCGGATTACATGGCCTTTTTCCATATCGAGAACCAACCCGTTAATCAATGGTTTGCTGTTGCAAAAATTATAAATGAAACCGATTTTGAGAAAGCAACAATCGATTCTCATTTTACCAAAACAAAACTTAATGATTCTTTTACCGGATATCAATCTAATGAATTAGGGCTTTTTATTGTTCGGTATTCCAATCAAATCTTATGTTGTAACATACCAAAACAACAACAAGTAACTATTCAAGTAGCAGAAGATTTATTTCTAAAACATCAATTTTTAGATTCTAAAGAAATAAAAAATACGATTGACACCCCAAATGCAGCCACAGTTTGGATTAAGAGAAATAGCTTACTACAAAACGATGCCATTCTAAACCTTAAATTACAAGATCAGGAAATATGCATTGAAGGGCAACTCAAATGGAAACCTAAGTCTATAAAAACTGCTTCATTTTCCCAAAATCCCAATGCTCTTTTGTCTTTGGGTTTTAATTTTGAAATGATTCGGAATCAAAATAGTCTTAAGCAACATTCAGTCCAAATCAATAAATTAATTGGTTTTAATTTAGATTCTATTTTAGCTCACAATCCAACTAGAACTGAATTGTTGTTGAATGAAATAGTCGAGAAGAAAGATTCGGCTATCAGTTATGATTATGATGATGATTTTAACCCTATAAAGAAAGTTGTTGTACATACTAGTCGTGAACCCTCTTTTTACTTTTCGATGCAGACAGAGGACTCCAAAAAAGTCTACTCGTACTTAAAATCACAAAAAGCAATCGACAATCATGAAGTATTTGTAAATTTCCCTTTGGCTCCAACCAAAACTTCTATCAGAAATAATGCTTTGGTACTGGAAGCCAATCCTCCGAAGCAGCTTCCTTCGGCTTCTTCCTCTTCCAAAATAGGTTATTTACAGGTACATTTAGACAAACTGAAACCGCAAGATTGGCGCTTTATAATAGCTAAAAACAAAAGTTTACAGCTTTTAAAATCATTCGGGATTTTATCTGTTGACCTTACAGAAAAAAACAATTCAGGTTATTTCCAAGCTCATTTACAAACCAAGGATAAAGAAAACCTGATTACAATTATCCACTAAACATGCTGTTTTTGATATAATTATTTCAGAATGGGACTTAATAATAAAAAAAACGTTGCTTGTATAAGCAACGTTTTTTTAGTGTTTTTGATATGTTGTAAACCCTATCCAAAAATCTTGGAGAATTTAAAATTATGAATTTTGGTTAAGACTGTCTCTAGTATTTTTTTGAACAGCAATTGCGCCAAAAATACCCAATAAAAAGGCAAAAGCATAATATCCCTTTTCACTTGGAAGAATAGTAGCATTAACAAGTCCTACTGTTAATAAAACGATAGAAAGAATAGTTCCAAACCAGCAAATACCATAATAAATATCTGTTACAGGATATCCTTCTAATCGATCCCTTACACTTTTTTGCAATGACACTACTGCAAACAGTCCAAACATTAGAACTGTAAAGTAATATCCTTTTTCATTTAACAACATTTCAGCTCTTGCTAGACCTACTAAATACCCTACAACCCCAGTCCCTAGCGCTATCCATGAAGCAGCTATAAATGCATTTGATGTTTTTTGTACCATTTTTAATTTTTATTTATTACTATATTTTAAGAATATACCTGTATCAAATGGTGTCCAAAGACAACATTTTTGTCCACTTGTTTTTAAAGCACTATTTGCCCAAGTATTGCAAGTGTGAAACAAACTATAGCTACCGTTTGCTTCATAAAAAGCATCTTTTTTACCATAATTTGCATTGGTTTGTATGTTTATAAAATGCCCGTTTTCATCCTTTTTAAAACTATTGATAACATACTCTTTTAATCTTGAATATTGATTTTTACTAACCATAATCTTTTTGCACGATTCATCTTCGACAATTTTAGAATAATAAGTTGCATGAATTGCAGTTGAACTTAATCCGAATGCTGCGTTGAATGCAACTGAAGCCTTCAAGTCAGCCCAATCTGGAGTTTCTAAATAAAACCCCTTATCACCCCAACCCATTGCGATATATTGACAGGTAGAATCTTTGGCAATTGTATTTGTATATTTTACTTCTTTGCTCCAATCTACCACTTCATTGCAGGTTGGCATAACAATATCAGTATGCACCCCATTTGTCATGATATAAATAGCAATCTCCTCTTTGGAATCCTCTTCTTTTTCAACAGTTATTCTGGAAAGACAATAACTAGCAGCTAAATAGATTAAAATAAACCCAACAAACAGCAGTAGTATTTTACCAGCATATAGAGCTACTTTTTTTACTGATTGAATAAAACTTTTTTTCATAAAATTCTTTACAAATTCAAATGTTACAGATTTTTCATCCTAAATTGAGGGCCAAAAATATGCTATTTAATTTGAAAACAGCAAACAGTTTGTAGTCAATATCTTGTTTTTAATTAAAAAAGAAGTGAGTGTTTTTTAAACACTTCATTTTCAAAACAAAGCAAAAAACTATTGTATAGCCTTCCTTACTCTGGTTCTTATAAAAACTAATTTTCTAGTTATCCAAAAAGATCTTGTGAGATGCTGCGTGAAGGATAGCAGCTAGCTACCGAAGTAGCGCGGATAGCCTGACAGCATAAAGGAAAGGGGCCGACTCAACAGTAGGTGAGTTGGCCCCTTTCCTTTATGGTGGCACGCCCACATGAGCTTTAGTAAAACCGGCAGAATAAATGATTTTACCCCTTAATTTGCTTCAAAGAAGTCTTTATCCCTTTGATTAACGAAGAACTAAAACCATTGTGTTCCATTTCGTTAAGCCCAACAATGGTACATCCTTGTGGTGTAGTTACTCTATCTATAAGTTGTTCCGGATGTACTCTCTCTTCGAGTAGCATTTGGGCTGCACCTTTTACAGTTTGTGCGGCTATGGCCAAAGCTGTCTGTGAATCAAAACCAATCTCGATTCCAGCCTGCATAGAAGCACGAATATATCGCAATGCATAAGCCGTTCCGCAAGCACCGAGAACAGTAGCGGCATCCATTAATTTTTCGTCTATTACAACTGCTGTTCCTAAATCGTGAAAAAGAGTGACTAAGCTCTGCCCTTGTTCTTTGTCTTTCTCATTAAAAGAGATACAAGTTGCAGATTCTCCAAACTGTGCCGCGATATTAGGCATAATACGAACCGCATGGTGCTCAAATTTTGTCTTTTCCTGAAGAACTTCAATCGCTAGACCACTTACAGCCGAAGCAATTATTTTATTGGAAATAACAGGAAGGATTTCAGCCAAAACGGTATCTACCTGATAGGGTTTTATGGTTAGAATAATCACATCGGCTTCTTGTATCTGATGTGTATTATTTGAAGAAACTGTAACTCCTAATTTTTCTAAATACAGTATACTCGCTGTATTTCTTCTGGTTATGGTAACTTGATTGTTTGGAGAGAATTTTGCAATTCCCAAAGCGATAGAAACCCCTAAGTTTCCACCACCAATAATATGTACTTTCATTTAGTTTATTTTATACTTTGAGCGATTAATAAGTAAGTTAATCCCAAAAAAAGGCATTCCGGATTAATAAAAATGGTTTACCTGATATTGTAAAAAACTTTGACTACAAAGTACAAGAATTATCCCGAATTTATTATTTTTTAATATAAATAAATTCGGGATAATTGTTAAATTCCTAAACTATCGATAGCTAATATCCTAATATTAATCTGGCTATTCCAAAATAAATCATAATTCCAAAAACATCATTTGTAGTAGTGATGAAAGGACCTGTTGCAATAGCAGGATCTATTTTGTTTTTATGCAAAAACAACGGAACCAATGTTCCTAATGTAGCCGCAAAAACTATTACTACGAGCATAGAAATAGAAATAGCAAATCCAACCAAATACTGTTGATACATTAAAGAATGGTACAAAAATAAAAACAATGATATTATTGTTCCAGATATCAATGCAACCGAAAGTTCCTTAGTCAAGTATTGACTGCTATATTGTTTTAAAGTTCCGTTTGCCAAACCTTGCACCACAATCGCTGATGCTTGAACACCAATATTCCCTGCAGTTGCTGAAAGCAAAGGAACAAAAATCATTAAAGTATAATATTGCTGAACCGAAGTTTGATTCCCTTCCAGAACCTTTGAAGCAATAATTTCAATTATCATACCAATCAAAAGCCAAGGTAATCTTGCCTTCATTAACTCCAAAACAGTATCGCTAGACTCAACATCATTAGTAATACCCGCTGCTAGTTGATAATCCTTTTCGGCTTCTTCTTTGATTACATCCACAATATCGTCAATGGTGATTCTACCTACCAATCTCCCCAACTCATCTGTTACTGGTATGGCTTCAAGATCATATTTTTGCATGATTCTTGCCACCTCAACATCTTCTGTGTCTACTGTTACGGAATTCAGCTTTCGAATGTATACATCACTAATATTGGTTCTGGTAGATGTAGTCAATAAGTCTTTGAGTGATAATCTCCCTTTCAATCTATCTTCATCATCTACCACATAAATAGAATGGACTCTAGAGATATTTTCGGCCTGAATACGCATTTCTTTTACACAAGTAAGAACATTCCAATTCTCATTGACTTTTACCAACTCTTTGTGCATGATTCCCCCAGCAGTATCCTCAGGATAACGAAGCAAATCTACAATATCTTTGGCGTGCTCAACGTCCTGAAGCTCTGATATTACCTCGGCTTTTTTCTCTTTAGAAAGTTCCCCGATAATATCCGCAGCATCATTGGTCTCAAGTTCATCGAGCTCTTCGGCAATCTCTTTTGGCGAAAGCCTGTTTAATATATTCTCCCGTAAATCATCTTCTAACTCTAAAAGAATTTCGGCTGTTTTTTCGCTATCTAATACTTTAAATATATAAGTAGCTTCATCAAAATCCAATTCATCCAGAACTTCGGCAATATCAGCATGGTGCATATCATTCAATAAAACTTCCAATTGTTGGTCGTTTTTATTTTGAATGAGTTGCTCTAATTCTTTTATTAATTCTTTGCTGATTTTAAACTCCATCGGCTTCTATTTTTTGGGTCAATGCAATAAATTCTGTGTAGTCTAATTGTTCTGGACGAAGATTTAAAAGCTCGTCCTCTTTCAAATTATCCGACAAATTTAAGCTTTTCAAGCTGTTCCTCAAAGTCTTTCTGCGCTGTTGAAAAGCCGTTTTCACAACGTTAAAAAACAATTTCTCTCCACAAGGCAAACTAAAATCTTCTTTCCTGCGCAAACGCAATACTCCCGATTTTACTTTGGGTGGCGGATTGAATACATTTTCGTCTACAGTAAACAAATACTCAGCATCATAAAACGCTTGTACTAAAACTGATAGAATCCCATAAGCCTTGGTTCCCTTTTTTTCACAAATGCGTTCTGCCACCTCTTTTTGGAACATCCCGGCAAATTCCGGAATTTGATTACGGTATTCCAATGCTTTAAAAACTATTTGTGTAGAAATATTGTATGGGAAATTACCAATTATGGCAAATTGCTTCCCAGCAAAAACCTCATTAATATCGTATTTTAAGAAATCCTTTGAGATGATTCTGTCTTTAAGTTTTGGATAATTCGCATCCAGATACGTTACCGATTCGTCATCAATTTCTATAACATAAGTATTGATGGGTTTATCCAACATATACTTAGTCAAAACACCCATACCCGGACCTATCTCTAACACATCCTCATATCCAACCAAATTCAAGGTATCAGCAATGTCCTTTGCAATGCTCTCGTCCTTTAAAAAATGCTGTCCGAGGTGTTTTTTTGCTTTTACTTTTTCCATTTTATCTTTTTAGATTTTCCGAATATTAAACTGTTAGATTTTTCGAAATACCGAACCATCTAAAAATCGAATAATCTATTAATGTTCACTTATCACTTCCAGCTCTGTTCTAAAAGCCAGCATTTTGTCACCAAACAATTTCACGCCCTCTTCTCTTAATCTAGGAGCATCTTCTTGGTAATATTTTTCTAATGTTTCCTTACTGTCTGTAGTATATTGAACCGAATAAGTAACTCCACCCATTTCTTCTTCAATCAAAACCCGCACTAATCGAGCCGAAGTAAATTTTCCGCAAGCTAACATTTCTGGAATGTGTTTGTGTTGCATCCAAATCATCCACTGGTCATGAACACTTTCATGTATGTTTATGGTAACGTTGTATATAATCATTTTTTTTAGATTGTTAGACTTTTAGATTATCTGGATTGCTAGACTTTATTGAAAAATCCAACAATCTAAATAATCCAGTAATCTGTTTTATAAATTAGTATCTCCTCGCAATTCCCTGAACTTTCTCCTCGCATCTACAAAATAGATACTATCCTGATGGCTGAAAATGATTTTCTCATACAATGCCTTGGCTTTATCAGGCTGTTGTAATTGCTTGTTGTAGATGTCTGCCGAAAAATACAAGGCTTCATCTATGTAAATTCCATCACTATGATTAGCAATTATTTCTTGATATTGGCTTAAAGCCAAAGTATAATCGCCTATTTTCTCATACACTCTCCCCAAACGCAACAAGGTTACTGCTTCGATTTCCTGCCCTTTGAAGCTTTTCAGTATAGATTGAAATTGGGCTATCGCCTCCTGATTTCTATTTTGATACAAAAGATAATCTCCCTTAGCAAATTCCTTTAAAGCTGTTTGAGTCGAATCAGCAACAGTATTGTCATTGATTAACAAAAAATACTCTAAAGCATCATTAGCAATTAACTGCGTACTGGCAGATTTAAGCTCTTTGAACTGTTTTAAAGCCCATACAAAATCAGTTTTAAAATAACTTGTTTTTGCTGATTTCAAACTTGCTTCGTGTGCAATAACATCATTACTTAAGTTTTCCTGTATTTGTGAATAATACAATAAAGCTTGATTGAATTTTTCTTCCGAAAGCAAAATATCTGCCAATTCCATTTTACATTTCGCCTGATCGTATACATTTAATTGCAACTCCAAAGCCCGCTTTACTATCGCTTTTCCCTCAACAGAATTTTTCATTTTAAAACTCACAAAGTCTGCCTGCATCAACTGCAAAGATAGTGTAATTGGAGTTATACCATATTGTTTTAACAAAACATCAAACTGCGTGTTGATGGCTACAAAATCTTTTTCTGGCGCCTTCTCTATTTTCATTTTCATCAAATAGGTATTTGCCTGTATAATAAGCTGAGTATC
Protein-coding regions in this window:
- the yiaA gene encoding inner membrane protein YiaA; its protein translation is MVQKTSNAFIAASWIALGTGVVGYLVGLARAEMLLNEKGYYFTVLMFGLFAVVSLQKSVRDRLEGYPVTDIYYGICWFGTILSIVLLTVGLVNATILPSEKGYYAFAFLLGIFGAIAVQKNTRDSLNQNS
- a CDS encoding TIGR02117 family protein; protein product: MKKSFIQSVKKVALYAGKILLLFVGFILIYLAASYCLSRITVEKEEDSKEEIAIYIMTNGVHTDIVMPTCNEVVDWSKEVKYTNTIAKDSTCQYIAMGWGDKGFYLETPDWADLKASVAFNAAFGLSSTAIHATYYSKIVEDESCKKIMVSKNQYSRLKEYVINSFKKDENGHFINIQTNANYGKKDAFYEANGSYSLFHTCNTWANSALKTSGQKCCLWTPFDTGIFLKYSNK
- the proC gene encoding pyrroline-5-carboxylate reductase — its product is MKVHIIGGGNLGVSIALGIAKFSPNNQVTITRRNTASILYLEKLGVTVSSNNTHQIQEADVIILTIKPYQVDTVLAEILPVISNKIIASAVSGLAIEVLQEKTKFEHHAVRIMPNIAAQFGESATCISFNEKDKEQGQSLVTLFHDLGTAVVIDEKLMDAATVLGACGTAYALRYIRASMQAGIEIGFDSQTALAIAAQTVKGAAQMLLEERVHPEQLIDRVTTPQGCTIVGLNEMEHNGFSSSLIKGIKTSLKQIKG
- the mgtE gene encoding magnesium transporter, which produces MEFKISKELIKELEQLIQNKNDQQLEVLLNDMHHADIAEVLDELDFDEATYIFKVLDSEKTAEILLELEDDLRENILNRLSPKEIAEELDELETNDAADIIGELSKEKKAEVISELQDVEHAKDIVDLLRYPEDTAGGIMHKELVKVNENWNVLTCVKEMRIQAENISRVHSIYVVDDEDRLKGRLSLKDLLTTSTRTNISDVYIRKLNSVTVDTEDVEVARIMQKYDLEAIPVTDELGRLVGRITIDDIVDVIKEEAEKDYQLAAGITNDVESSDTVLELMKARLPWLLIGMIIEIIASKVLEGNQTSVQQYYTLMIFVPLLSATAGNIGVQASAIVVQGLANGTLKQYSSQYLTKELSVALISGTIISLFLFLYHSLMYQQYLVGFAISISMLVVIVFAATLGTLVPLFLHKNKIDPAIATGPFITTTNDVFGIMIYFGIARLILGY
- the rsmA gene encoding 16S rRNA (adenine(1518)-N(6)/adenine(1519)-N(6))-dimethyltransferase RsmA, with translation MEKVKAKKHLGQHFLKDESIAKDIADTLNLVGYEDVLEIGPGMGVLTKYMLDKPINTYVIEIDDESVTYLDANYPKLKDRIISKDFLKYDINEVFAGKQFAIIGNFPYNISTQIVFKALEYRNQIPEFAGMFQKEVAERICEKKGTKAYGILSVLVQAFYDAEYLFTVDENVFNPPPKVKSGVLRLRRKEDFSLPCGEKLFFNVVKTAFQQRRKTLRNSLKSLNLSDNLKEDELLNLRPEQLDYTEFIALTQKIEADGV
- a CDS encoding DUF4286 family protein; this encodes MIIYNVTINIHESVHDQWMIWMQHKHIPEMLACGKFTSARLVRVLIEEEMGGVTYSVQYTTDSKETLEKYYQEDAPRLREEGVKLFGDKMLAFRTELEVISEH
- a CDS encoding tetratricopeptide repeat protein, translated to MKKQLLYIILLFSTSMFAQNDQLAQYYYDKGDFDKALVSYQELLDGLPSNPFYFQRKIDCLQQLQQFEPAEKAIQERLDKYKQATLLVDLGYNFQLQKNDTKAKKYYDEAIEKIKKNPNEVYGVANSFEKKVLLEYALKSYQVAGALVPTFNYQMALLYGQLGNTDKMVVTFLDEAMANPQNAMLIQSQLGRYMSNDGDSKFNDSLRKELILRVQKSQDIFWNHFLSWFYLQQKEFGKAFIQEKAIYKRNPESLSNIINLGQMAIEEDDYEEAKAILDFVLENTTDTQLIIQANTYLMKMKIEKAPEKDFVAINTQFDVLLKQYGITPITLSLQLMQADFVSFKMKNSVEGKAIVKRALELQLNVYDQAKCKMELADILLSEEKFNQALLYYSQIQENLSNDVIAHEASLKSAKTSYFKTDFVWALKQFKELKSASTQLIANDALEYFLLINDNTVADSTQTALKEFAKGDYLLYQNRNQEAIAQFQSILKSFKGQEIEAVTLLRLGRVYEKIGDYTLALSQYQEIIANHSDGIYIDEALYFSADIYNKQLQQPDKAKALYEKIIFSHQDSIYFVDARRKFRELRGDTNL